A window of the Tripterygium wilfordii isolate XIE 37 chromosome 12, ASM1340144v1, whole genome shotgun sequence genome harbors these coding sequences:
- the LOC120010276 gene encoding probable leucine-rich repeat receptor-like protein kinase At1g35710: MGRKENLCLEKSVSLLVLIVMLHNSLIVASDSVDEANALLKWKGSLPYQAQSKLASWSLLPKNATFSQPCTWFGISCKDGSVNIFNLSNSGIEGTLHEFSFSSFSNLAYFDLYINGLSGSIPPQISQLTKLIYLDLSSNQFSGNIPPQIGLLTHLEILYLDKNQLNGSIPEEICNLKSLNELALSSNHLDGPIPTSLGKLSNLEGLYLYNNSLSGYIPPQIGNLSNLVELDMTTNLLTGQIPASLGGLTNLTILHLYRNELSGPIPTSLGNLRNLIDLDLFENQLNGSIPEEIGNLKSLYELALYRNYLDGPIPSSLGNLSNLVHLYLYNNTLSGYIPPQIGKLYNLVELDMNTNLLTGQIPASLGGLTNLTVLYLFLNKLSGPIPEEIRNLKSLSDIGLDRNQLNGSVPTSLGSLKDLEFLYLRDNKLSGFIPQEIENLTKLTELLLDTNQFTGYLPEKICQNGILQNLTTQDNNFTGPIPKSLKNCTSLVRLRLGRNLLVGNVSEDFGVYPNLTFIELSGNKLHGEISSNWGRCPQLATLRISGNNITGRIPSDIGKSSHLHVLDFSFNGMVGEIPNELGRLNSLVKVYLNGNLLSGGIPQEFGSLTNLEYLDLSANRLSHSIPDNFQELVKLNYLNLSNNRFGQEIPVQLLKLVHLSQLDLSHNLLVGHIPFGINSLDSLEKLNLSHNNLSGSIPDSFKNMRGLSYIDISYNQLEGPIPDSRAFRDAGIEALQGNKGLCADVQGLEPCKPSLQHKDNTKKSRKVLFLIIFFPLLGVLLLLLALYGFFFIKGKRKEDPQAERGNLPNNGVISISTFDGKIMYEEVIRATEDFDASYCIGNGGFGNVYKAELQSAGIVAVKKLHSSCDSRYTSQKEFLNEIKVLLEIRHRNIVKLHGFCSSARYSFLVYEFLERGSLASILSKEAAAKELDWNKRVDIVNCVAHALSYMHHDCFPPIVHRDISSGNILLDSNYVAHISDFGTAKLLKPDSSNCTAFAGTYGYVAPELAFTTKVTEKCDVYSFGVIALEVIKGEHPGDIIPSLSSAWTEDNTLTVDVLDERLPPPSRDVACELINVVKIATQCLNANSQSRPTMGMISKLFLSSSIGKRKRLYQP, from the exons ATGGGGAGAAAGGAAAATTTATGTTTGGAGAAGTCAGTCTCCCTCCTTGTCCTCATTGTTATGCTGCATAACTCACTCATTGTTGCTTCTGACTCTGTTGATGAAGCCAACGCTCTTCTCAAATGGAAAGGCAGCCTCCCTTACCAAGCCCAGTCCAAGTTAGCTTCATGGTCTCTCCTTCCTAAAAATGCCACTTTCTCCCAACCATGCACTTGGTTTGGAATTTCTTGCAAAGATGGAAGTGTCAATATATTCAATCTTTCAAATTCAGGTATTGAAGGCACACTCCATGAATTTTCATTCTCATCATTCTCTAATCTTGCATACTTTGATCTATACATCAATGGCCTCAGTGGTTCCATTCCACCCCAAATCAGTCAGCTCACAAAGCTCATATATCTTGACTTGTCTAGTAATCAGTTTTCTGGGAATATCCCACCTCAGATTGGCTTGTTAACTCATCTTGAGATCCTGTATCTAGATAAAAATCAGTTGAATGGCTCCATTCCCGAAGAGATATGCAATTTAAAGTCCCTTAATGAGCTCGCTCTGTCTAGCAACCATCTAGATGGaccaattccaacttctttgggaAAGTTAAGCAATCTAGAAGGCTTGTATCTCTATAACAACTCACTATCTGGTTATATTCCTCCACAAATAGGGAACCTCTCCAATTTGGTTGAGCTCGATATGACTACCAATCTCCTAACAGGTCAAATTCCTGCTTCTCTAGGTGGTCTCACAAATCTCACCATTCTCCATCTTTATCGTAATGAACTATCAGGgccaattccaacttctttgggaAACTTAAGGAATCTAATTGACTTGGATCTCTTTGAAAATCAGTTGAATGGCTCCATTCCTGAAGAGATAGGCAATTTAAAGTCCCTTTATGAGCTTGCTCTGTATAGAAACTATCTAGATGGGCCAATTCCAAGTTCTTTGGGAAATTTAAGCAATCTCGTTCACTTGTACCTCTATAATAACACACTATCTGGTTATATTCCTCCACAAATAGGGAAACTCTATAATTTGGTTGAGCTCGATATGAATACCAATCTTCTAACAGGTCAAATTCCGGCTTCTCTAGGTGGTCTCACAAATCTCACCGTTCTCTATCTTTTTCTTAATAAACTATCTGGGCCTATTCCTGAGGAGATAAGAAATCTAAAATCACTTTCTGATATAGGGTTGGACAGAAATCAACTTAATGGTTCTGTTCCAACTTCCCTTGGAAGTTTGAAAGACTTGGAATTTCTTTATCTCCGTGACAATAAACTTTCTGGATTCATTCCTCAAGAAATAGAAAATCTCACAAAGCTGACTGAACTACTATTAGATACTAACCAGTTCACTGGTTACCTACCCGAAAAGATTTGCCAGAATGGAATCCTTCAAAACTTGACTACACAAGACAACAATTTCACAGGTCCTATTCCCAAAAGCTTGAAAAACTGCACCAGTTTGGTACGATTGCGCTTGGGAAGAAATCTGCTAGTTGGAAATGTATCAGAAGACTTTGGAGTCTACCCAAATCTAACATTCATTGAACTGAGTGGCAATAAGTTGCATGGTGAGATCTCATCCAACTGGGGAAGATGTCCACAACTAGCCACCCTAAGAATATCTGGGAACAATATTACTGGGAGAATACCATCCGATATTGGAAAATCTAGTCACCTACATgtccttgatttctctttcaatGGTATGGTTGGCGAGATTCCAAACGAACTAGGAAGGTTGAATTCTTTGGTGAAAGTGTATTTGAATGGAAATTTACTCTCTGGTGGCATACCTCAAGAATTTGGATCATTGACAAACCTTGAGTATCTGGACCTTTCTGCAAATAGACTGAGCCATTCAATCCCAGACAATTTCCAAGAGCTCGTAAAGCTGAACTACTTAAATTTGAGCAACAATCGGTTTGGCCAGGAAATTCCAGTTCAGTTACTAAAGTTAGTTCACCTTTCCCAACTAGACctgagtcataacttgcttgttggtcATATACCGTTTGGCATAAACTCTTTGGATAGCTTAGAGAAGCTCAATCTCTCCCACAACAATCTCTCAGGCAGCATTCCAGACAGCTTCAAGAATATGCGTGGCTTGTCCTACATTGACATATCCTATAATCAATTGGAAGGACCTATACCAGATAGTAGAGCATTTCGAGATGCTGGCATTGAAGCATTACAGGGAAACAAAGGATTGTGTGCTGATGTCCAAGGACTAGAACCATGCAAACCTTCATTACAGCACAAAGACAACACGAAGAAGAGTAGAAAAGTCCTGTTCTTAATCATATTCTTCCCTCTTTTAGGAGTACTTTTACTTCTACTTGCTCTCTATGGATTTTTCTTCatcaaaggaaaaagaaaggaagatccCCAAGCTGAAAGAGGTAATCTGCCTAATAATGGTGTCATTTCCATATCAACTTTTGATGGAAAGATTATGTACGAAGAAGTCATTAGAGCAACTGAGGATTTTGATGCCTCATATTGCATCGGAAATGGTGGATTTGGAAACGTCTATAAAGCAGAGTTGCAATCAGCTGGCATTGTGGCTGTGAAGAAACTCCATTCATCGTGTGACAGCAGGTATACATCCCAAAAGGAGTTCTTGAACGAGATAAAAGTGTTACTCGAGATAAGGCATCGAAATATTGTGAAGCTTCATGGGTTCTGCTCGAGTGCTCGATACTCATTTCTTGTCTATGAGTTCCTTGAAAGGGGTAGCTTGGCCTCAATCCTGAGCAAAGAAGCAGCGGCTAAAGAATTAGATTGGAATAAGAGAGTGGACATTGTTAACTGTGTTGCCCACGCCCTCTCTTACATGCATCACGATTGCTTTCCTCCAATTGTCCATCGAGACATTTCAAGCGGGAATATTTTGCTCGATTCGAACTATGTGGCCCATATATCAGACTTTGGCACCGCTAAACTTCTAAAACCTGACTCATCTAACTGCACCGCGTTTGCTGGAACATATGGATATGTTGCTCCAG AGCTTGCTTTCACAACGAAGGTAACAGAGAAGTGTGATGTGTATAGCTTTGGGGTAATAGCACTGGAAGTGATCAAAGGAGAGCATCCTGGTGACATCATCCCCTCTCTATCCTCCGCTTGGACTGAGGATAACACGTTAACAGTAGATGTTTTGGACGAACGCCTTCCACCTCCTTCACGTGATGTTGCTTGCGAACTGATAAATGTGGTGAAAATAGCAACTCAATGCTTGAATGCTAATTCACAATCTAGGCCAACAATGGGTATGATTTCCAAGCTATTTTTGTCCTCATCAATAGGTAAAAGAAAGAGACTATACCAGCCATGA
- the LOC120010277 gene encoding MDIS1-interacting receptor like kinase 2-like: MRGLSYVDISYNELEGPIPDSRAFRDAGFEALQGNKGLCGNVQGLEPCKPSVKQKDNTKKNRKVMFSIIFFPLLGVLLLLLALSGIFFIRGKRKKDPQVEKGNLPSKNVFSISTFDGKTMYEEIIRATEDFHASYCIGKGGFGSVYKVELPSADIVAVKKLHSLSDSQYTSQKEFLNEIKVLLEIRHRNIVKLHGFCSSARYSFLFYEYLERGSLASVLSKEVTAKELDWNKRVDIVKCVSHAHSYMHHDSFPPIVHRDISSSNILLDTNYVAHISDFGTAKILKPDSSNCTAFAGTYGYVAPELAFTTKITEKCDVYSFGVIVLEVIKGEHPGDIITTLSSTWTEENMLTEDVLDQRLPPPSRNVVHELRNMVEIAIQCLNADSQSRPTMGMISKLFLSSSIRKRKRLYQS, translated from the exons ATGCGTGGCTTGTCCTACGTAGACATATCCTACAATGAGTTGGAAGGTCCTATACCGGACAGTAGAGCATTTCGAGATGCTGGCTTTGAAGCATTGCAGGGAAACAAAGGATTGTGTGGTAATGTCCAAGGACTGGAACCGTGCAAACCTTCAGTGAAACAGAAGGACAACACGAAGAAGAACAGAAAAGTCATGTTCTCAATCATATTCTTCCCTCTTTTAGGAGTACTTTTACTTCTACTTGCTCTCAGCGGAATTTTCTTCATCAgaggcaaaagaaaaaaagatcccCAAGTTGAAAAAGGTAACCTGCCTAGTAAAAATGTATTTTCGATATCAACTTTTGATGGAAAGACTATGTACGAAGAAATCATCAGAGCAACAGAGGATTTTCATGCCTCATATTGCATTGGAAAGGGCGGATTTGGAAGCGTCTACAAAGTGGAGTTGCCGTCAGCTGACATTGTAGCCGTGAAGAAACTCCATTCGCTGTCTGATAGCCAGTATACATCCCAAAAGGAGTTCTTGAACGAGATAAAGGTGTTACTGGAGATAAGGCATCGAAACATTGTGAAACTTCATGGGTTCTGCTCGAGTGCTCGATACTCATTTCTATTCTATGAGTACCTTGAAAGGGGCAGCTTGGCCTCAGTCCTGAGCAAAGAAGTTACGGCTAAAGAATTGGATTGGAATAAGAGAGTGGACATTGTTAAATGCGTTTCCCACGCCCACTCTTACATGCACCACGATAGCTTTCCACCGATTGTCCATCGAGACATTTCAAGCAGCAATATTTTGCTGGATACCAACTATGTGGCTCATATCTCAGACTTTGGCACCGCTAAGATTCTTAAACCGGATTCATCTAATTGCACTGCATTTGCTGGCACATATGGATATGTTGCACCAG agcTTGCTTTCACAACAAAGATAACAGAGAAGTGTGATGTGTATAGCTTTGGAGTAATAGTCCTGGAAGTGATAAAAGGAGAGCATCCCGGTGACATCATTACCACTCTATCCTCCACTTGGACTGAGGAGAACATGTTAACAGAAGATGTTTTGGACCAACGCCTTCCACCTCCTTCACGTAATGTTGTGCATGAACTGAGAAATATGGTGGAAATAGCAATTCAATGCTTGAATGCTGATTCACAATCTAGGCCAACAATGGGTATGATTTCCAAGCTATTTTTGTCCTCATCAATACGTAAAAGAAAGAGATTATATCAGTCATGA